One genomic region from Clostridium saccharobutylicum DSM 13864 encodes:
- a CDS encoding sigma factor G inhibitor Gin codes for MNNLNKSCFLCGASDCNGIILNGEKICRTCEEKIVNTKVIDQDYNMYKNEIKKILFNEHA; via the coding sequence ATGAACAATCTAAATAAATCATGTTTTTTGTGTGGAGCAAGTGATTGTAATGGTATAATACTAAATGGAGAAAAAATTTGTAGGACATGTGAAGAGAAAATAGTAAATACAAAAGTGATTGATCAAGATTACAATATGTATAAAAATGAAATAAAGAAAATTCTATTTAATGAGCATGCCTAA
- the tmk gene encoding dTMP kinase, with translation MTKGLFIVFEGGEGTGKTTAIEAIYNWLIENNFKCIKTREPGGIKISEEIRQVILNKDNTAMDGRTEALLYAAARRQHLVEKVIPALQNETIVLCDRFIDSSLAYQGYARGLGIEEVMSINKFAIGEYMPDISILFDLDPKIGLERISSSNQREINRLDLEKLDFHENVRVGYNIVYENNKHRIIKIDASKSKENVISDIKKILKAKISANMN, from the coding sequence ATGACAAAAGGTTTATTTATAGTTTTTGAAGGTGGAGAAGGAACAGGAAAAACTACTGCTATTGAAGCAATATATAACTGGTTGATAGAAAACAATTTTAAATGTATAAAAACAAGAGAGCCGGGTGGTATTAAGATATCTGAAGAAATAAGACAAGTTATTTTGAATAAAGATAATACAGCAATGGATGGACGAACAGAAGCTTTACTTTATGCAGCTGCAAGACGTCAACATCTTGTTGAAAAAGTAATACCTGCATTACAAAATGAAACTATAGTTCTTTGTGATAGATTTATAGATTCTTCGTTAGCATATCAAGGTTATGCAAGGGGGCTAGGAATTGAAGAAGTAATGAGTATAAACAAGTTTGCTATAGGAGAATATATGCCAGATATATCAATATTGTTTGATCTTGATCCGAAGATAGGATTAGAAAGAATTAGTAGTAGTAATCAGAGAGAAATAAACAGGTTGGATCTAGAAAAATTGGATTTTCATGAAAATGTTAGAGTAGGATATAATATTGTTTATGAGAATAATAAACATAGAATAATAAAGATAGATGCATCTAAGTCAAAGGAAAATGTGATTAGTGATATAAAGAAAATATTAAAAGCCAAAATAAGCGCAAATATGAATTAA
- a CDS encoding UvrB/UvrC motif-containing protein: protein MLCEKCKKNEAKINLVKIVNGEKHEIWLCEDCAKNITNIPFLSSFAEEANFPFQSILTGILSNVPIAKVDENNLVCHSCGLTYKEFKKTGKMGCANCYKEFGQLLESLIQSTQGKIKHIGRIPKISGKEFSRRRKLKDLKLELQKLIVTEEYEKAAIVRDQIKELEMFILESNTEKDETKTKKEEKCNEQLDS, encoded by the coding sequence ATGTTATGTGAAAAATGTAAGAAAAATGAAGCTAAAATAAATTTGGTTAAAATAGTTAATGGAGAGAAACATGAAATTTGGCTATGTGAAGATTGTGCGAAGAATATAACAAATATTCCATTTCTAAGTTCATTTGCAGAAGAAGCAAATTTCCCATTTCAAAGCATATTAACAGGAATATTATCGAATGTACCAATTGCTAAAGTAGATGAAAATAATCTTGTTTGTCATAGTTGTGGGTTGACTTATAAAGAATTTAAAAAGACAGGTAAAATGGGATGTGCTAATTGTTATAAGGAATTTGGACAATTGCTGGAATCTCTAATACAAAGTACTCAAGGAAAAATAAAGCATATTGGAAGAATACCTAAGATTAGTGGAAAAGAATTTTCAAGAAGAAGAAAATTAAAGGATTTGAAGCTTGAATTACAAAAATTAATAGTAACTGAAGAATATGAGAAAGCAGCAATTGTAAGAGATCAAATAAAAGAATTAGAAATGTTTATATTAGAAAGCAATACAGAAAAAGATGAAACTAAAACAAAGAAGGAGGAAAAGTGTAATGAACAATTGGATTCATAA
- a CDS encoding DUF362 domain-containing protein, protein MAFVINDSCVSCGACASECPVSAISQGDTQFVIDADTCIDCGNCANVCPVGAPNQE, encoded by the coding sequence ATGGCATTTGTTATTAATGATTCATGTGTTAGTTGTGGAGCATGCGCTTCAGAATGTCCAGTTAGCGCTATAAGTCAAGGAGATACTCAATTTGTTATCGATGCAGATACTTGTATTGATTGCGGAAACTGTGCTAATGTTTGCCCAGTAGGAGCTCCAAACCAAGAATAA
- a CDS encoding DNA polymerase III subunit delta', with the protein MRKIVGHENIIAGINKRNLNDSFSHANLIVGNDGIGKSVLARYLSNKIMKKSNDLESVDIVKYHPSSNSFGVDDVRNIIEEVNKKPYEGNRKVLILYRCDKLTIQAQNALLKTIEEPPKGVYLILLSDSLESILDTIQSRCQVYKLTPLSKEEMIQYIEYKHSDLAESDKRAAVAYSTGIPGKVDRFIGDESLKDLRNICIQLFEDILKREQGIVLKYKELFKNLKEEQMEILNILLLYIRDIMIFKELNKSELIVNFDKVDKIKYISRGISYKKLNCMLEYIKEARLNFNSNTNYSMTISVLLMGFAEV; encoded by the coding sequence TTGAGAAAAATAGTCGGACATGAAAATATAATTGCTGGTATTAACAAAAGAAATTTAAATGATTCATTTTCTCATGCAAATTTAATAGTTGGAAATGATGGTATTGGGAAAAGCGTATTAGCTAGATACCTTTCCAATAAAATCATGAAAAAAAGCAATGATTTAGAAAGTGTAGATATCGTAAAATATCATCCATCGTCTAACTCTTTTGGAGTAGATGATGTTAGAAATATAATAGAGGAAGTTAATAAGAAACCATATGAAGGAAACAGAAAAGTATTAATTCTATATAGATGTGATAAATTAACAATTCAAGCTCAAAATGCATTACTTAAAACTATTGAGGAACCTCCAAAAGGTGTTTACTTGATATTATTGAGTGATTCTTTAGAATCAATTTTAGATACTATACAATCACGTTGTCAGGTATATAAATTAACTCCACTATCGAAAGAAGAAATGATACAGTATATTGAATATAAACATAGTGATTTAGCAGAATCGGATAAGAGAGCAGCAGTAGCTTATAGTACAGGAATTCCAGGAAAAGTAGATAGATTTATAGGAGATGAAAGTTTAAAAGATTTAAGAAATATATGTATACAATTATTTGAAGATATTTTAAAAAGAGAGCAAGGAATTGTGCTAAAATATAAAGAGTTATTTAAGAATTTAAAAGAAGAGCAAATGGAAATATTGAATATACTTCTTTTATATATAAGAGATATCATGATTTTTAAAGAACTCAATAAGAGTGAATTAATTGTGAATTTTGATAAAGTAGATAAAATAAAATATATTTCAAGAGGCATATCTTATAAAAAGTTAAATTGTATGTTAGAATACATAAAAGAAGCAAGGCTAAATTTTAATAGCAATACAAACTATTCAATGACCATAAGTGTTTTGCTTATGGGATTTGCGGAGGTATAA
- a CDS encoding CtsR family transcriptional regulator gives MARLSDIIEDFIKQMFNEDDKKVIFIQRNELADQFRCAPSQINYVLTTRFTYEKGYLIESKRGGGGHIAIKHLEHDGSNRREELINQSIGDMITYHNALALLNNLLESEIIEEREYEIMKIAINDRTLVSAGDRNKVRADILKAMIMIILS, from the coding sequence ATGGCAAGACTTTCAGATATAATTGAAGATTTTATAAAGCAAATGTTCAATGAAGATGATAAAAAGGTTATTTTTATACAAAGAAATGAATTAGCAGATCAATTTAGATGTGCACCATCACAAATTAATTATGTATTGACAACTAGATTTACCTATGAAAAGGGATACTTAATTGAGAGTAAAAGAGGTGGTGGCGGCCATATAGCCATTAAACATTTAGAACATGATGGTTCTAATAGAAGAGAAGAATTAATAAATCAAAGTATAGGAGATATGATAACATATCATAATGCATTAGCATTATTAAATAATTTATTGGAATCTGAAATAATAGAAGAACGAGAATATGAAATAATGAAAATAGCAATAAATGATAGAACTTTAGTTTCAGCAGGAGATAGAAATAAGGTAAGGGCTGATATTTTAAAAGCAATGATTATGATAATTTTATCTTAA
- a CDS encoding MBL fold metallo-hydrolase, whose protein sequence is MQLIWYGHSCFLIKTSTGKRILMDPFEDSIGYNNDFPKCDLITISHNHFDHSYLNKANEKTKVINELGFFDMNYLTIEGFSSFHDKSNGAKRGLNIIYVLKINNVTICHLGDLGHIPTPLLLENLKNIDILLVPIGGHFTLNGFDATTTCNLISPKYIIPMHYKNNITTLYLDDPKSFIISMKNIKKLNSNTIDYNSLHYSTKCQVLLLTPPYT, encoded by the coding sequence ATGCAACTAATTTGGTATGGACATTCATGTTTTTTAATCAAAACATCTACTGGAAAAAGAATCTTAATGGATCCATTTGAAGATTCTATAGGTTATAATAATGACTTTCCAAAGTGTGATTTAATTACCATTAGTCATAATCATTTCGATCATTCATATTTGAATAAAGCTAATGAAAAAACTAAAGTCATTAACGAATTAGGTTTTTTTGACATGAATTATTTAACTATTGAGGGGTTTAGCTCATTTCATGATAAATCTAATGGTGCTAAGAGAGGTCTAAATATTATATATGTTCTAAAAATCAATAATGTTACAATATGCCATTTGGGTGATTTAGGACATATTCCAACTCCATTACTATTAGAAAACCTAAAAAATATTGATATTTTACTTGTTCCTATTGGAGGTCATTTTACATTAAATGGATTTGATGCCACAACAACATGTAATTTAATATCACCAAAATATATAATTCCTATGCATTATAAAAACAATATAACGACTTTATATTTAGATGATCCCAAAAGTTTTATTATATCTATGAAAAATATAAAAAAACTAAACTCAAACACAATAGACTATAATAGTTTACATTATAGTACTAAATGTCAAGTTCTTCTATTAACTCCCCCATATACTTAA
- a CDS encoding magnesium transporter CorA family protein: MIQIYKSESEYNSNLKSIDTIENGSWINIVAPSDEELILISKKTGVTLEFLKAALDDEETSRIDMEDDSLLVIVDIPFTEMEDNSLTYDTYPLAIIHTEKQLITVCLKNSKILTDFANSRVKSFYTFKKSRFTLQILNRISTYYLLYLRQIDKKSLMIEKRLHKSMKNRELIQLHSLEKSLVYFSTSLKANEITLEKMLKVELMQKYEEDKDVLEDVIIENKQAIEMTEIYSNILASTMDFFASVISNNLNIVMKVLASVTILMAIPTIMGGIYGMNIDYLPFAQGPHSFAIVMGMTVAICLLVAFILYKKDMFN; the protein is encoded by the coding sequence TTGATTCAAATATACAAAAGTGAAAGTGAATATAATTCTAATTTAAAATCAATTGATACGATAGAAAATGGTTCATGGATAAATATAGTAGCTCCATCAGATGAAGAATTAATATTAATCTCAAAAAAAACTGGCGTTACTCTTGAATTTTTAAAGGCAGCATTAGATGATGAAGAAACTTCACGTATTGATATGGAAGATGATTCTTTACTTGTAATAGTAGATATTCCATTTACAGAAATGGAAGATAATTCACTTACATATGATACTTATCCATTAGCAATAATACATACTGAAAAACAACTAATTACTGTATGCCTTAAAAATAGTAAGATTTTAACGGACTTTGCTAATTCAAGGGTTAAATCCTTTTACACCTTTAAAAAATCTAGATTTACTCTCCAAATTCTAAATAGGATATCAACTTATTATTTACTATATTTAAGACAAATTGATAAAAAAAGTTTAATGATTGAAAAAAGACTTCATAAATCAATGAAAAATAGAGAACTTATACAATTACATTCATTAGAAAAATCTCTTGTCTATTTTTCTACGTCATTAAAAGCTAATGAAATTACATTAGAAAAAATGTTAAAAGTAGAATTAATGCAAAAATATGAGGAAGATAAAGATGTTTTAGAAGATGTTATTATTGAAAATAAACAAGCTATAGAAATGACTGAAATTTATAGTAACATATTAGCTAGTACAATGGATTTCTTTGCCTCTGTAATATCTAACAACCTAAATATCGTAATGAAAGTTCTTGCATCCGTTACAATACTTATGGCAATACCTACTATTATGGGTGGAATTTACGGAATGAATATAGATTATTTACCTTTTGCACAAGGACCCCATTCGTTTGCAATTGTTATGGGGATGACTGTAGCAATATGTTTATTAGTTGCATTTATATTATATAAAAAGGATATGTTTAATTAA
- a CDS encoding heavy-metal-associated domain-containing protein translates to MKSIIKICNMESQQDVKIIQKCVVKNSGIIAIQTSLSKKEITIIYNNFLDIKKIVENIEDLGYIVI, encoded by the coding sequence ATGAAATCCATTATTAAGATTTGCAATATGGAATCTCAGCAAGATGTAAAAATAATTCAGAAATGTGTTGTCAAGAATTCTGGTATTATAGCAATTCAGACATCATTATCCAAAAAAGAAATAACAATAATATATAATAACTTTTTAGATATTAAAAAGATTGTTGAGAACATAGAAGATTTGGGGTATATAGTCATTTAA
- a CDS encoding cyclic-di-AMP receptor: protein MKLVIAIVQDEDSKEVLQSLTDENYGVTKLATTGGFLKSGNTTLMVGVEEEKVQSVVNIIKKICKKRKEILATPTTSNGSESGYMQHYPIQINVGGATIFVIDVDQFIKI, encoded by the coding sequence ATGAAGTTAGTAATCGCAATTGTACAGGATGAAGATTCAAAAGAGGTTCTACAATCTTTAACAGATGAAAACTATGGAGTTACGAAGTTAGCGACAACTGGAGGTTTTCTTAAATCTGGTAATACAACATTAATGGTTGGAGTTGAAGAAGAAAAGGTTCAATCTGTTGTTAATATTATTAAGAAAATATGCAAGAAGAGAAAAGAAATATTAGCTACCCCAACAACTTCCAACGGGAGTGAAAGTGGATATATGCAGCATTATCCTATACAAATTAATGTAGGAGGCGCTACTATATTTGTAATTGATGTAGATCAATTTATAAAAATATGA
- a CDS encoding p-aminobenzoyl-glutamate hydrolase subunit B has product MKQKIISFLSTCNEDIKDLCTYLYKNPETSYNESKSSNYICELLEKYDFKITKNFLNINNSFVAKKGSGHPKICYLCEYDAIENKGHITGHNMVTAMSVEATLALGHVIDTIGGSVILIGCPGEYLGGTKGTMVKQGVFDDIDIVMLAHPDTLTCESGSSSAIIPLGVTFEGEDGLSFLNKNTYTPLDSALLTINILNSIKKSFPDNLEINSIISNGGYTPLLIPSKSDVKFYIRASNSKTAEYGDTKIRKIVKLVTDLTEIKSKFFLYEYPNKELITNRTLNRLFSHNLKENGIININPPRDIYAGLSIGDVSHKVPCIHPYVSIIEESSITKYGSTDFAKATVSDFALKQCHIVALSLACTAIDLIKNETLLNEVKHEFFNNLK; this is encoded by the coding sequence ATGAAGCAAAAAATTATTTCTTTTTTATCAACTTGTAATGAAGATATAAAAGACTTGTGTACTTATTTATATAAAAATCCAGAGACTAGTTATAATGAATCTAAATCTTCCAATTACATTTGTGAATTACTAGAAAAATATGATTTTAAAATCACAAAAAATTTTTTAAATATTAATAATTCTTTTGTTGCCAAGAAGGGCAGTGGTCATCCAAAAATATGTTATCTTTGCGAATATGATGCTATAGAAAATAAAGGACATATAACTGGTCATAATATGGTGACAGCAATGTCTGTTGAAGCCACATTAGCATTAGGTCATGTTATAGATACTATTGGCGGATCTGTGATACTAATTGGTTGCCCTGGTGAATATTTAGGTGGAACTAAAGGAACCATGGTAAAACAAGGAGTGTTCGACGATATTGATATAGTAATGCTAGCCCATCCGGATACATTGACTTGCGAAAGTGGATCTTCCTCAGCAATAATTCCATTAGGAGTAACATTTGAAGGTGAAGATGGGTTAAGCTTTTTAAACAAAAATACCTATACACCTTTAGACTCAGCTTTGTTAACTATTAATATCTTAAATTCCATAAAGAAAAGCTTTCCTGATAATTTAGAAATAAATTCCATTATATCAAACGGCGGATATACTCCATTATTAATACCATCAAAGTCTGACGTTAAATTTTATATTCGTGCATCAAATTCAAAAACAGCTGAATATGGTGATACTAAAATAAGAAAAATAGTAAAACTTGTAACTGATTTAACAGAAATAAAGAGTAAATTCTTCCTATATGAATATCCAAATAAAGAACTAATCACAAATCGCACTCTGAATAGATTGTTTAGTCACAATTTAAAGGAAAATGGAATAATCAATATAAATCCTCCGCGAGATATATATGCAGGACTGAGTATTGGTGATGTAAGTCATAAAGTTCCTTGTATACATCCTTATGTATCAATAATAGAAGAATCCTCAATCACAAAATATGGTAGCACAGATTTTGCAAAAGCTACTGTATCTGATTTTGCATTAAAGCAATGTCACATAGTAGCATTGTCTCTCGCATGTACAGCGATAGATTTAATTAAAAATGAAACTTTGCTAAATGAAGTTAAACACGAATTTTTTAATAACCTAAAATAA
- a CDS encoding protein arginine kinase: MNNWIHKSNNENDNDIVLSSKIKLSRNFKDLPFPNKLNYIKGRENGKNIYNVLVNELNDEKITLYEMWNSDENINKEYEEKNLISKELFKNADKASFVVNEDETLSIMINEEDHIKLQCITAGLNLEDALKNAIIIDDKIEKNLNYAFDEKLGYLTTKLENLGTGMKASVVIHLPALKMSDEIKNISKHLDQVGINIKGVYSEGTEVYGNIYEIFNKVSLGITEEDITSQLKSMVLNIISEEKKFREILLSKCKYELEDKVYRAYGILKSAVLLEFKETINLLSDVRLGAELSLIDIDKNKLNELLVVTKNLSLQNHLEKSLDAKQIKFERAKLVKEILI; this comes from the coding sequence ATGAACAATTGGATTCATAAAAGTAATAATGAGAATGATAATGATATAGTACTTAGTAGCAAGATAAAATTATCTAGAAATTTCAAGGATTTACCTTTTCCTAATAAGTTGAATTATATAAAAGGTAGAGAGAATGGAAAAAATATATATAATGTACTTGTAAATGAATTGAATGATGAAAAAATTACTTTATATGAGATGTGGAATAGTGATGAAAATATAAATAAGGAATATGAAGAAAAAAATTTAATCAGTAAAGAATTATTTAAAAATGCTGATAAAGCATCTTTTGTAGTAAATGAAGATGAAACGTTAAGTATAATGATAAATGAAGAAGATCATATAAAATTACAATGTATAACAGCGGGGTTAAATTTAGAGGATGCTCTAAAAAATGCGATAATTATTGATGATAAAATAGAAAAAAATTTAAATTATGCATTTGACGAAAAGTTAGGGTACTTAACTACAAAATTAGAGAATTTAGGTACAGGTATGAAAGCATCAGTGGTGATACATTTACCAGCACTTAAAATGAGTGATGAAATTAAAAATATTTCAAAGCACCTTGACCAAGTTGGAATAAATATTAAAGGGGTTTATTCAGAAGGAACAGAGGTTTATGGTAATATATATGAAATATTTAATAAAGTATCTTTAGGAATTACAGAAGAGGATATTACGAGTCAATTAAAAAGTATGGTTTTAAATATAATTTCAGAAGAAAAGAAATTTAGAGAAATATTATTAAGTAAATGTAAATATGAATTAGAAGACAAGGTGTATAGGGCATATGGAATATTAAAATCAGCAGTGCTTTTAGAATTTAAGGAAACTATTAATTTATTGTCTGATGTTAGATTGGGAGCAGAACTTTCACTTATAGACATTGATAAAAATAAGTTAAATGAATTACTTGTAGTGACAAAGAATTTATCACTTCAAAATCATTTGGAAAAATCCTTAGATGCTAAACAAATTAAATTTGAGAGAGCTAAACTTGTAAAAGAAATATTAATATAA
- a CDS encoding PSP1 domain-containing protein — MIKVIGVRFKKAGKIYYFSPAELLVKKGDYVIVETARGIEFGECVIGIKEIKEEEIVSPLKNVIRIADDKDINKHKENKEKEKDALDICLNKIQEHKLNMKLIDVEYTFDNHKVIFYFTADGRVDFRELVKDLATIFKTRIELRQIGVRDEAKMVGGLGPCGRSMCCSTFLGDFASVSIKMAKEQNLSLNPTKISGICGRLMCCLNYEQSTYEDIRKRLPKVGSVVKTIDGTGDVVGNSIVKETVKVKLKRGDEEVIEDFKINEIELISGKYEDTIDESNIKLVIESEEDKKLIKNLINEK; from the coding sequence ATGATAAAAGTTATAGGAGTTAGATTCAAAAAAGCAGGAAAAATCTATTATTTTAGTCCAGCGGAACTACTTGTAAAAAAGGGTGATTATGTAATAGTAGAAACAGCTAGAGGAATAGAGTTTGGTGAATGTGTTATAGGAATTAAAGAAATAAAGGAAGAAGAAATTGTATCACCATTAAAAAATGTTATAAGAATAGCAGATGATAAGGATATTAATAAACATAAAGAAAATAAGGAAAAAGAAAAAGATGCATTAGATATATGCTTAAATAAAATTCAAGAACATAAATTGAATATGAAATTAATAGATGTTGAGTATACATTTGATAATCATAAAGTAATATTTTATTTTACAGCTGATGGAAGAGTTGATTTTAGAGAATTGGTTAAAGATTTAGCTACTATTTTTAAGACTAGAATTGAACTAAGGCAAATAGGTGTAAGAGATGAAGCTAAAATGGTTGGGGGCCTTGGCCCATGTGGCAGATCTATGTGCTGTTCTACATTTTTAGGTGATTTTGCATCTGTGTCTATTAAAATGGCTAAGGAACAAAATCTTTCATTAAATCCAACTAAGATATCAGGCATATGCGGAAGATTAATGTGTTGTTTGAATTATGAGCAATCTACATATGAAGATATAAGAAAAAGATTACCTAAGGTTGGATCTGTTGTTAAAACTATAGATGGAACTGGAGATGTTGTGGGAAATTCAATAGTTAAAGAAACTGTAAAAGTAAAACTTAAACGAGGCGACGAAGAAGTGATCGAAGACTTTAAAATAAATGAAATAGAGCTTATATCCGGAAAATATGAAGATACAATTGATGAAAGCAATATTAAACTTGTTATTGAATCAGAAGAAGACAAGAAATTGATAAAAAATCTTATTAATGAAAAATAG